Genomic DNA from Vanrija pseudolonga chromosome 3, complete sequence:
agcgcaaggccaagccagccagccctgCTGCGAATGAACgaatgtcgtcgtcgtcgtcgtcgtcctggtCGCTTGGTCGCTTGCTCCAGTAACCAGCCATCCGCCGCACATTGTCCATGTATGTACGTATCACCCCTGCACAAGTAGCCGGCCCCTGGGGCCAGGGGGTGAGAGGgcagggggtggtgggggtggccaaggtgggtgggtgtaCCTGTTGATTTTTGGACAAAAGCACGGGAACCCAAAAGCAGTCGCGTCAAAGCAGAGGTCCCATCCGATGCGTCAAGGCACCCTGCAAGGCCTGTCGTCACAACTCGAGGCCGCAGCAGACTACCCTTGGCCGACCGGCCGCCCGCTCCCCTGCCCTCCCTCCTGCTCCAGCGGACCCGGaggggagcgcggcgacaacCACCAGCTGGAGCAGACAGTAGCGACTACGACAtgcacaccaccacagcctAGGCATTTTGAGCGCTGCCGCGAGTCTGTCTGCCTTGCCCACCGGGCcgagcgggcggggtggagacagacgacgagacgagcttGTTCGGAAAACTCATTTTGGGCACGACGCCACCCAAACCTGTCTTGTACCCTGCCTTGCCTGAGCAGCCTGAGCAGCCTGAGGCCccctgcctgctgctcgtcTCTCGTCTGTAGTCATTtcgtcgctcgctgcgaCGCCTCCAACTCACAAAAAGGACGCCAACTTGCTCCTCCCCCTCAACTCTACGCTAGTCCCAAAACTATATCCCTCCGGCCTGAtcgtcgccaacgccgccgcagtgTGTCCGGTCACCGCGCCTctctgctgccgccgccgccagccagccagccgacCCAAGCCAACAGCCGCAAGACACCCGCCCCGCCAGACTgactgcccgcccgcccgcacgcgccgcacgcaccaccaccacccacccataccatctcgccctcgttCACCCTTGCTCGCAAGAAGAAGCTCTTTAGCCAAGCGCCTCTTTCGACCCCATTGTCCTGAATCCCCAATCGGGTCTTGGACACGAAGGGCAATATACCGACCAAAGCTCGACGGGGACAACCTACCTTAACCTAAGGCGACTGGCGACTGCTTTCTCTTGCTCTCACGCTGCATTGGGCAGGTAGCAAGCCAAGTGGATCCATCATCGACTCCCTCTCCCAGCGTCAtcatcgcatcgcatcgccgccgccgccgccaacaacaACTGACCGAGACAGTAGCCGCCATCATTGGTGCCTGCTTGATACTCCTCGTCCTGGACCCCCACTCAGACGCACAGCGCACtacgccaccaccaccaccactactcCACCTCCTCTTTGCATCTCAACAACCCAACACATCCCCGTGCACCCATTGTCCCCTTGTTTCCTCACTTTTGAGCTCGATCCTCTACACAAAGACACCACGCCTCTGCAACGCCTTTGGGCCACCCAGTCGACACGGACCAGAGATCTTGCCTCACCGTTGTCGCGAGGTTGCAGCTCCGACCCTGCAACCCAGGTCCCTATCGcaaccccctcgccgccagccagccagccagcccagccagccagccgcacCCTCAACACCCCTGCCTTTACGTCCACTCTACGTGCTACAATCCCACACACCCAGTAACAACCTACCCACACCCGTGCACTCTTGCGCACGTCTATTGTTCATATACCTCAACTCGACTCGTACCCCCCACCCCATCCCACACCCCCCAACCACAACCCCCCAGCCCAACCCCCTTGGCGCCGGCTCAGTGCGACAGGACTCTCCTCCTATCCCTTCTaggccgccgcagccccgCTCCAtccctcgtcctctggcgcTGGATTTCTCATTTATCACTACCCAACTCGCACCAGGAGTCTTGCCAGGCGCCCAGCCCCTTCGCACCACCCTGGCAAGCCAGCAGCCATCAGCAACTCTTCACTCCGACGTCGTCCTAGCTCAGCACTCGGAGACGTAGAAAGAGCTTCATCAACGACCTCTCTCCCTCTGGCTCATGCTTGCAGCCATTGTCAAAACAGCTCATGTCTCTACTGGTGAGTgtagcctgcctgcctgcctgcctgcctgcctgcccttCAAAGGACATCACATTGCAAGCGCCGGGCTCGCCCATTCAGAGCCCAGGTGACGCCTCTCCCCACCATCGCTGACATCAGTCAACAGGCCCGTGCAGCAGCATCAAACTAAACATCTCCACTCCTCTGCATCACTGAGACGACATCGTTCTCTCTTTCTCTCTCGCACTGTTGCTGCTTGCCATTCACGACGTTACCGCTGCGGTCACGATGGacgccttctcctcgtcgccgttggcggaAACGTTTCCAAGCGGCCGTTTCGGCACGCCCGACGCATCCCCTACGCCCGCAGAGTCACCATCGCCCACAAAGACAGAGGTCGACTTCCCCGCAGACGTCGACCAGTCGTTCAACTCGTCCATGTCCATCTCGACAACCGGCGACTCTCCTCCCCCATCACCTTCCATGTCCAGAGTTCTTTCCCCAACACCGACATTCATCCTCAAGCCACCACGGAGACCCGAGCTCTCTGGACAATCATTACAGCTTCTCAGCAACGCCCGGACAAACGAGCCCCTTGGTACCCGTGCTCGCCCACTAGGGCCAGCAAGGACCTTTGGACGAGAGTTGTCCCTCAACACCCGGCCCCTCAACTTTGCTCAGCCTTCGTTTAGCGAAAAGGGCAAGATGCTCCCTCCAGCTGTCCCAGAGAACAAGACTGCAGCGTCTCCCGTCCGCATGCAGTGGACGCTGTCTCACGAAGACATGAGCTCGCCAAGAATCTCACTACCCCACATGGGTCGCCGCGACGTGAGCAATGGCCTCTTGATCGACTACTGACAACCCCACAGTCCGCACCAACATTAGAGTCACCACGGCATGTCTCGACCCTCACCGACTCTATGGACGTCGACTCTCCACGACGTGCCAACCAGTCCCCGTCCATGGACGGGTCGCCGGGCCTCGGCTCGTTCTTCTGCGAgtcgccagcagcaccctcAGCTGTGCCCCCATCAAAGAGGCGAACATTGGTTGCTTCCTCCCCAGCCTCGCCTTCCAGCTCGCCTTCGACGAGACGCAACCGCCCGGACAAGGTGGTGTCCTCCGGAGCCCTTCTGTTCGGTGTCGGCTCGCGAGCGAACACTGTCGCCTCCCGCAGAAGCGTCCCTTACACCAAGCGGCCTTCGCTCACCCCAGTTGCCCCAGCCGATGGGTCTAGGGCCGCAACGTCGACATCTTCGGCCTACCCGATTCTCTACGGCCCACCAAAGGGTTTCGGGTTGCCGCGTGGGGTCCCGACTATGCGACGGGCGTTCTCTGTCTCTGATCAGCACGCGACCGCCCCTGAGGGCAGCGAGTCTGAGTCAGAGTTTGAGGCGTCTCCATCGGTCAACCCTACCGCTGCAGAGTA
This window encodes:
- the cdc25 gene encoding M-phase inducer phosphatase; protein product: MDAFSSSPLAETFPSGRFGTPDASPTPAESPSPTKTEVDFPADVDQSFNSSMSISTTGDSPPPSPSMSRVLSPTPTFILKPPRRPELSGQSLQLLSNARTNEPLGTRARPLGPARTFGRELSLNTRPLNFAQPSFSEKGKMLPPAVPENKTAASPVRMQWTLSHEDMSSPRISLPHMGRRDSAPTLESPRHVSTLTDSMDVDSPRRANQSPSMDGSPGLGSFFCESPAAPSAVPPSKRRTLVASSPASPSSSPSTRRNRPDKVVSSGALLFGVGSRANTVASRRSVPYTKRPSLTPVAPADGSRAATSTSSAYPILYGPPKGFGLPRGVPTMRRAFSVSDQHATAPEGSESESEFEASPSVNPTAAEYQRRYGPSRAVLPRIDGSPGLKVAKPSASGATSPVPPLKSPYGPGGLPGFGDNEVDGKVLPCHKVKEDGLVRITPQTMTDLLAGKYDAGMKRYHILDCRFDYEYEGGHIDGAINVRSMEQLDELLLTAACGVNTDGSLPQPSRSGQADAAQQVVLVFHCEFSAKRAPTFAKHLRSRDRMLNNSIYPKIFYPELYILEGGYCDFFKKCPTRCEPQSYVPMDDPRHFERRNSDLHDFRKFSRTRSFTYGELQPGQQASRAQPCPPLVYAAASAATSRRGGNGATITEEHEPDSSSGCEASPCPRALSMGQAPIFGSAKGRAAGRGLQRFNSYAGASLF